The Geobacillus stearothermophilus ATCC 12980 genome contains a region encoding:
- the uvrA gene encoding excinuclease ABC subunit UvrA, with protein sequence MEKIIVKGARAHNLKNIDVEIPRGKLVVLTGLSGSGKSSLAFDTIYAEGQRRYVESLSAYARQFLGQMEKPDVDAIEGLSPAISIDQKTTSRNPRSTVGTVTEIYDYLRLLFARIGRPVCPTHGIEIQSQTIEQMVDRLLAYPERTKMQILAPIVSGKKGTHAKTLEDIRKQGYVRVRIDGEMRELTEDIELEKNKKHSIDVVVDRVVIKDGIASRLADSLETALKLADGKVVVDVIGEGELLFSEKHACPYCGFSIGELEPRLFSFNSPFGACPDCDGLGVKLEVDLDLVIPNDELTLKEHAIAPWEPQSSQYYPQLLEAVCRHYGIPMDVPVKELPKEQLAKILYGSGGEPIYFRYTNDFGQVREQYIAFEGVVRNIERRYRETSSDYIREQMEKYMAEQPCPTCQGYRLKKESLAVLVGGKHIGEVTAMSVTEALAFFDGLELTEKEAQIARLILREIRDRLGFLQNVGLDYLTLSRSAGTLSGGEAQRIRLATQIGSRLTGVLYVLDEPSIGLHQRDNDRLIATLKSMRDLGNTLIVVEHDEDTMLAADYLIDIGPGAGIHGGEVVAAGTPEEVMDNPNSLTGQYLSGKKFIPIPAERRRPDGRWLEVVGAREHNLKNVSVNIPLGTFVAVTGVSGSGKSTLVNEVLYKALAQKLNRAKAKPGEHRDIRGLEHLDKVIDIDQSPIGRTPRSNPATYTGVFDDIRDVFASTNEAKVRGYKKGRFSFNVKGGRCEACHGDGIIKIEMHFLPDVYVPCEVCHGKRYNRETLEVTYKGKNIADVLDMTVEDALDFFASIPKIKRKLETLYDVGLGYMKLGQPATTLSGGEAQRVKLAAELHRRSNGRTLYILDEPTTGLHVDDIARLLDVLHRLVDNGDTVLVIEHNLDVIKTADYIIDLGPEGGDRGGQIVAVGTPEEVAEVEASHTGRYLKPILERDRARMQAQYEAAKA encoded by the coding sequence ATGGAGAAAATCATTGTCAAAGGGGCGCGCGCCCACAACTTGAAAAACATTGACGTTGAAATCCCGCGCGGCAAGCTCGTCGTCTTGACCGGGCTGTCCGGGTCGGGGAAGTCGTCGCTGGCGTTTGATACGATTTACGCGGAAGGTCAGCGACGCTACGTCGAATCGCTGTCGGCGTACGCCCGCCAGTTTTTAGGGCAGATGGAAAAACCGGACGTCGATGCGATTGAAGGATTGTCGCCGGCCATTTCGATCGACCAAAAAACGACGAGCCGCAACCCGCGCTCAACCGTCGGCACGGTGACAGAAATTTACGATTACTTGCGGCTTCTATTCGCCCGCATCGGCCGCCCTGTTTGTCCGACGCACGGCATTGAAATCCAATCGCAGACGATCGAGCAAATGGTCGACCGGCTGCTTGCTTACCCGGAGCGGACGAAAATGCAAATTTTGGCGCCGATCGTCTCGGGAAAAAAAGGGACGCACGCCAAGACATTGGAGGATATTCGCAAACAAGGGTATGTGCGCGTTCGCATTGACGGTGAGATGCGCGAGTTGACGGAGGACATTGAGCTGGAAAAAAACAAAAAACATTCGATTGATGTCGTCGTCGACCGGGTTGTCATCAAGGACGGCATCGCATCAAGGCTTGCCGATTCGTTGGAGACGGCGCTGAAGCTCGCCGACGGCAAAGTGGTCGTTGACGTGATCGGCGAGGGGGAGCTCTTGTTCAGTGAAAAGCACGCTTGTCCGTACTGCGGCTTTTCGATCGGGGAGCTTGAACCGCGCCTCTTTTCGTTCAACAGTCCGTTCGGCGCCTGCCCGGACTGCGACGGGCTCGGGGTGAAGCTCGAAGTGGATCTCGATTTGGTCATCCCGAACGATGAGCTGACGTTAAAAGAACACGCCATCGCTCCGTGGGAGCCGCAAAGCTCGCAATACTACCCGCAGCTGCTCGAAGCTGTGTGCCGCCACTACGGCATCCCGATGGACGTGCCGGTGAAGGAGTTGCCGAAAGAGCAGCTCGCGAAAATTTTGTACGGCAGCGGCGGTGAGCCGATTTATTTCCGCTATACGAACGATTTTGGCCAAGTGCGTGAACAATACATCGCATTTGAAGGCGTCGTTCGCAACATCGAGCGCCGCTACCGGGAGACAAGCTCCGATTACATTCGCGAGCAGATGGAAAAGTATATGGCGGAACAACCGTGTCCGACATGCCAAGGCTACCGGCTGAAAAAAGAAAGCCTGGCCGTCCTTGTCGGCGGCAAGCATATCGGCGAGGTCACCGCCATGTCGGTGACCGAGGCGCTCGCCTTTTTTGACGGGCTCGAGCTGACCGAAAAAGAGGCGCAAATCGCCCGCCTTATTTTGCGTGAAATTCGCGACCGGCTCGGCTTTTTGCAAAACGTCGGCCTCGACTATTTGACGCTCAGCCGTTCAGCCGGCACGCTCTCCGGCGGCGAGGCGCAGCGCATCCGCTTGGCGACGCAAATCGGCTCGCGGCTGACGGGGGTGCTGTACGTCCTCGACGAGCCGTCGATCGGGCTTCATCAGCGCGACAACGATCGCTTGATCGCGACGTTGAAAAGCATGCGCGACCTCGGCAATACGCTCATTGTCGTGGAGCACGACGAGGATACGATGCTAGCCGCGGACTATTTGATTGACATCGGCCCGGGGGCGGGCATCCACGGCGGCGAGGTCGTCGCCGCCGGCACGCCGGAAGAGGTGATGGACAATCCGAACTCGCTCACCGGCCAGTATTTGTCAGGAAAAAAATTCATCCCGATTCCGGCCGAGCGGCGCCGTCCGGACGGACGTTGGCTTGAGGTGGTCGGCGCGCGCGAGCATAACTTGAAAAACGTATCGGTGAACATCCCGCTCGGCACGTTTGTCGCTGTCACCGGGGTGTCGGGCTCGGGCAAAAGCACGCTTGTCAACGAAGTGTTGTATAAGGCGCTGGCGCAAAAGCTCAACCGGGCGAAAGCCAAGCCGGGCGAGCATCGCGACATCCGCGGGCTGGAGCATCTCGACAAAGTGATTGACATCGACCAGTCGCCGATCGGCCGCACGCCACGGTCGAACCCGGCGACGTACACCGGGGTGTTTGACGACATCCGCGACGTGTTTGCCTCAACGAACGAAGCGAAAGTGCGCGGCTACAAAAAAGGGCGGTTCAGCTTCAATGTCAAAGGCGGGCGCTGCGAGGCGTGCCATGGCGATGGGATCATCAAAATTGAGATGCACTTTTTGCCGGACGTGTACGTCCCGTGCGAAGTGTGCCACGGCAAACGGTACAATCGTGAAACGCTCGAGGTGACGTATAAAGGGAAAAACATCGCCGATGTCTTGGACATGACGGTCGAAGATGCGCTCGACTTTTTCGCCTCGATCCCGAAAATCAAACGCAAGCTCGAGACGCTCTATGACGTCGGGCTTGGGTATATGAAGCTCGGTCAGCCGGCGACAACGCTCTCGGGCGGCGAGGCGCAGCGCGTCAAGCTCGCCGCTGAGCTTCACCGCCGCTCCAACGGCCGGACGCTCTACATTTTGGACGAGCCGACGACCGGGCTTCATGTCGATGACATCGCCCGGCTGCTTGACGTGCTCCATCGGCTCGTCGACAACGGTGATACCGTGCTTGTCATCGAGCATAATTTGGACGTCATCAAAACCGCGGACTATATTATTGATTTAGGCCCAGAGGGCGGCGACCGCGGCGGGCAAATCGTGGCCGTCGGCACGCCGGAAGAGGTGGCCGAGGTCGAGGCATCGCACACCGGCCGCTACTTAAAACCGATTCTCGAACGCGACCGGGCGCGCATGCAGGCGCAATATGAAGCGGCGAAGGCGTAA
- a CDS encoding acyltransferase: MRRTTKYPVQGANSLWQLYRTVSFWKVLKNVIIIQIGRYTPFLPLKRWLYRTFLGMNIGEQTALAFMVMPDILFPEKIHIGRNCVIGYNTTILAHEYLVDEYRLGDVVIGDEVMIGANSTILPGVVIGDRAVVAAGTVVHQDVPPGAMVAGCPMRIVRRSEPPSD, translated from the coding sequence GTGAGACGAACGACCAAATACCCTGTCCAAGGAGCGAACTCGCTCTGGCAATTGTACCGCACCGTATCGTTTTGGAAAGTGCTGAAAAACGTCATCATCATTCAAATCGGGCGCTACACGCCGTTTTTGCCGCTAAAACGCTGGCTGTACCGCACGTTTCTCGGCATGAACATCGGCGAGCAAACGGCGCTCGCCTTTATGGTCATGCCGGACATTCTCTTCCCAGAAAAAATTCACATCGGCCGCAACTGCGTCATCGGCTACAACACGACGATTCTCGCCCACGAATATTTGGTTGACGAATACCGCCTCGGCGATGTCGTGATCGGCGATGAGGTGATGATCGGCGCGAACTCGACCATTTTGCCCGGCGTGGTGATCGGCGACCGCGCCGTCGTCGCCGCCGGCACGGTCGTTCATCAAGACGTCCCGCCCGGAGCGATGGTCGCCGGCTGCCCGATGCGCATCGTTCGCCGGAGTGAACCGCCTTCCGATTGA
- the hprK gene encoding HPr(Ser) kinase/phosphatase, which translates to MPKVRTKDIIEQFQLELVSGAEGIYRPITTSDLSRPGIEMAGYFAYYPAERLQLLGRKELSFYEMLTPEEKKSRMERLCTDITPGIIVSRGLEVPPELIEASERQSVPVMRSTMKTTRLSSRLTNYLESKLAPTTAVHGVLVDVYGIGVLITGKSGVGKSETALELVKRGHRLVVDDCVEIRQEDEDTLVGSAPELIEHLLEIRGLGIINMMTLFGAGAVRTHKRISLVIDLELWDPDKQYDRLGLKEEKVKILDTELPKLTIPVRPGRNLAVIVEVAAMNFRLKRLGVNAAEEFSARLSDAIEDGAHDYD; encoded by the coding sequence ATGCCAAAAGTGCGGACGAAAGACATCATTGAACAGTTCCAGCTCGAGCTCGTCAGCGGCGCGGAGGGCATTTACCGCCCGATTACGACAAGCGATTTGTCGCGGCCGGGGATTGAAATGGCCGGCTATTTCGCCTATTACCCGGCGGAGCGTCTGCAGTTGCTCGGACGGAAGGAGCTGTCGTTTTATGAAATGTTGACGCCGGAAGAAAAAAAGTCGCGGATGGAACGGCTTTGCACGGACATTACGCCAGGGATCATCGTCTCGCGTGGACTTGAGGTTCCGCCGGAGCTGATCGAAGCGTCTGAGCGCCAGTCGGTGCCGGTCATGCGCTCGACGATGAAAACGACCCGCCTGTCAAGCCGATTGACAAACTATTTGGAAAGCAAGCTCGCCCCCACCACCGCGGTGCACGGGGTGTTGGTCGATGTGTACGGCATCGGGGTGTTGATCACGGGCAAAAGCGGCGTCGGCAAAAGCGAAACGGCGCTGGAGCTCGTCAAACGCGGCCATCGGTTGGTCGTCGACGACTGTGTGGAAATCCGCCAAGAAGATGAAGATACGCTCGTCGGCAGCGCGCCCGAGTTGATTGAACATTTGCTCGAAATTCGCGGACTTGGCATCATCAACATGATGACTCTGTTCGGCGCCGGGGCGGTGCGGACGCATAAGCGCATTTCGCTCGTCATCGATTTGGAGTTGTGGGACCCGGACAAACAGTACGACCGGCTTGGGTTGAAAGAAGAGAAAGTGAAAATTTTGGACACGGAATTGCCGAAATTGACGATTCCGGTCCGCCCAGGGCGCAACTTGGCGGTCATCGTCGAAGTGGCGGCGATGAATTTCCGTCTGAAGCGGCTCGGGGTCAACGCGGCTGAGGAGTTTTCGGCGCGATTGAGCGACGCCATCGAAGACGGCGCGCACGATTACGACTGA
- a CDS encoding ATP phosphoribosyltransferase regulatory subunit: MAKKLFMFEKPLGMRDTLPFLYELKKQVRSVMAEEIERWGYEFIETPTLEYYETVGAASAIADHRLFKLLDQQGHTLVLRPDMTAPIARVAASRLYDDGNPLRLAYNANVFRAQQREGGRPAEFEQIGVELIGDGTVAADAEVISLMVALLKRVGLGRFSVAIGHIGYVNALFLEILGNEERASVLRRFLYEKNYVGYREHVKSWPLSSIDQKRLLDLLSLRGGTDVIEQAKTLVTSEEGRRASDELAALMAALRTYGVAEAVKLDMALVSHMSYYTGILFDVYAEQVGFPIGNGGRYDDLLAKFSRPAPATGVGLRVDRLIEAIGETDVRGDIECIVFSQERLAEAVELAEAKRAEGKRVVLQHIAGIRDIDAYSQRYRSIVYLLGRSGQ, from the coding sequence ATGGCAAAAAAGCTGTTCATGTTTGAAAAACCGTTGGGCATGCGCGATACGCTGCCGTTTTTATATGAGTTGAAAAAGCAAGTGCGCTCGGTGATGGCGGAAGAAATTGAGCGCTGGGGGTACGAGTTTATCGAAACGCCGACGCTTGAGTATTATGAAACGGTCGGGGCGGCGTCGGCGATTGCCGATCATCGGCTGTTTAAGCTCCTCGATCAGCAAGGGCATACGCTCGTGCTTCGGCCCGATATGACGGCGCCGATCGCCCGGGTGGCGGCGTCAAGGCTTTATGACGACGGCAATCCGCTCCGGTTGGCGTACAACGCCAACGTGTTCCGCGCCCAGCAGCGCGAGGGCGGTCGGCCGGCGGAGTTTGAGCAGATCGGCGTCGAGCTGATCGGCGACGGCACGGTGGCCGCCGACGCCGAAGTCATCAGCTTAATGGTCGCGTTGTTGAAGCGCGTGGGGTTGGGCCGCTTTTCGGTGGCCATCGGCCATATCGGGTATGTCAATGCGCTGTTTTTGGAGATTTTAGGGAATGAGGAGCGGGCGAGTGTATTGCGCCGTTTTTTATATGAGAAAAATTACGTCGGTTACCGCGAACATGTGAAGTCGTGGCCGCTTTCGTCGATCGATCAAAAGCGGCTGTTGGATCTTCTTTCCTTGCGCGGCGGAACGGACGTGATCGAACAGGCGAAAACGCTCGTCACAAGCGAGGAGGGGCGGCGGGCGTCTGACGAGCTGGCGGCGCTCATGGCAGCGCTTCGGACGTATGGGGTGGCCGAGGCGGTGAAGCTCGATATGGCGCTTGTCAGCCATATGAGCTATTACACCGGCATTTTATTTGACGTGTACGCCGAGCAAGTCGGATTCCCGATCGGCAACGGCGGGCGGTATGATGATTTGCTGGCGAAGTTCTCGCGCCCGGCGCCGGCGACGGGGGTTGGGTTGCGCGTCGATCGGTTGATTGAGGCGATTGGGGAAACGGATGTGCGCGGCGACATCGAGTGCATCGTCTTTAGCCAAGAGCGGCTGGCGGAAGCGGTGGAGCTCGCCGAGGCGAAACGGGCGGAAGGCAAGCGCGTCGTCTTGCAGCATATTGCCGGCATTCGTGATATTGACGCCTACAGCCAGCGCTACCGGTCGATCGTCTATTTGCTTGGCCGCAGCGGGCAATGA
- the lgt gene encoding prolipoprotein diacylglyceryl transferase: protein MESTIQPLDRVFLHLGPITIYWYGVIIGTGVLIGLWLATREAVRLGLPKETFVDLVLFAVPIAIVCARAYYVLFEWHYYSKHLSEIPKVWKGGLAIHGGLIGAVATGVVFARARGLSFWKLADIAAPSIILGQAIGRWGNFMNQEAHGGPVSRQFLENLHLPDWIINQMYIDGRYWHPTFLYESLWNLAGFCLLLWLRRVNLRRGELFLSYLIWYSIGRFWIEGMRTDSLMLAGSLRAAQVVSVTLIVLSVALWIVRRTKGWADARYRDE, encoded by the coding sequence ATGGAATCGACGATTCAGCCGCTTGACCGCGTGTTTTTGCACCTTGGCCCTATTACGATTTATTGGTATGGGGTCATTATCGGCACCGGTGTGTTGATTGGGCTATGGCTCGCGACGCGCGAAGCGGTGCGGCTCGGCTTGCCGAAAGAGACGTTTGTCGATTTAGTGCTGTTTGCCGTGCCGATCGCCATTGTCTGCGCGCGGGCGTATTACGTGTTGTTTGAATGGCACTATTATTCAAAGCATTTGTCAGAGATTCCAAAAGTTTGGAAAGGCGGCCTCGCCATTCACGGCGGTTTGATCGGGGCGGTGGCGACGGGCGTGGTGTTCGCCCGCGCGCGCGGGCTGTCGTTTTGGAAGCTCGCCGATATTGCCGCACCAAGCATCATTTTAGGCCAGGCGATCGGGCGCTGGGGCAATTTTATGAACCAAGAGGCGCATGGCGGCCCTGTGTCGCGCCAGTTTCTTGAAAATTTGCATTTGCCGGATTGGATCATCAACCAAATGTACATTGACGGGCGCTATTGGCATCCGACGTTTTTGTACGAATCGCTTTGGAATTTGGCCGGTTTTTGTCTTTTGCTTTGGCTTCGGCGCGTCAACTTGCGGCGCGGAGAGCTGTTTTTGTCGTATTTGATTTGGTACTCGATCGGCCGCTTTTGGATTGAAGGGATGCGCACCGACAGCTTGATGCTCGCCGGCAGCCTGCGCGCGGCGCAAGTCGTGTCCGTGACGCTCATCGTTTTGTCCGTCGCGCTTTGGATCGTGCGCCGGACAAAAGGCTGGGCGGACGCGCGCTATCGGGATGAATAG
- a CDS encoding phage holin family protein, whose product MLNWLIGVLINTVLLMAIDGYFDDIHFSGIGAAFLASVILAVLNAVVRPVLILLTLPVTVLTLGLFLFVINAITLMMTAGLMGDAFQIGGFGTALLASIVLSFFHLLVQKAVIEPLHNRS is encoded by the coding sequence ATGCTCAATTGGCTGATCGGTGTGTTGATCAATACGGTGTTGCTCATGGCGATTGACGGCTATTTTGACGATATTCACTTCAGCGGCATCGGCGCGGCGTTTTTGGCGAGCGTGATTTTGGCGGTGCTCAACGCCGTCGTTCGCCCGGTGCTCATCTTGTTGACGCTGCCGGTGACCGTGTTGACGCTCGGTTTGTTTTTGTTTGTCATTAACGCCATCACGCTCATGATGACTGCAGGGCTGATGGGCGATGCGTTTCAAATCGGCGGCTTTGGCACGGCGCTGCTTGCGTCGATCGTCTTGTCGTTTTTCCATTTGCTTGTGCAAAAAGCGGTGATCGAGCCGCTCCACAACCGGTCGTAA
- the ppaX gene encoding pyrophosphatase PpaX yields the protein MTIRTILFDLDGTLIDTNELIIQSFLHTLEKYYPGRYKREDVLPFIGPSLYETFGSLDPERVEEMVKTYRTFNHAHHDELIREFDTVYETIETLHRHGFRLGVVTTKMHDTALMGLRKTRLAPFFSCVIGLDDVTRPKPDPEPIYKALEVLQSTPDEALMVGDNYHDMLAGKNAGVKTAGVAWAIKGRQYLEQYKPDYMLEKMSDLLAIVGINE from the coding sequence ATGACGATTCGCACCATTTTGTTTGATCTTGACGGCACATTGATTGATACGAACGAGCTCATCATCCAGTCGTTTTTGCATACGTTGGAGAAGTACTATCCAGGCCGTTACAAACGTGAGGACGTCCTGCCGTTCATCGGCCCGTCGCTCTATGAAACGTTCGGCTCGCTCGATCCGGAACGGGTCGAGGAGATGGTGAAGACGTACCGCACGTTCAACCACGCCCATCATGACGAACTGATTCGCGAGTTTGACACCGTGTATGAAACGATCGAAACGCTCCACCGCCATGGCTTCCGCCTTGGCGTTGTGACGACGAAAATGCACGACACCGCCCTAATGGGGTTAAGAAAAACGCGGCTGGCGCCGTTTTTCTCGTGCGTCATCGGCCTCGATGACGTCACGAGGCCAAAGCCGGACCCCGAGCCGATTTACAAGGCGCTTGAGGTGCTGCAGTCAACACCGGACGAAGCGCTCATGGTCGGCGACAACTACCACGACATGTTGGCCGGCAAAAACGCCGGCGTCAAAACAGCCGGCGTCGCGTGGGCGATTAAAGGGCGCCAATATTTGGAACAATATAAACCGGACTATATGCTCGAGAAAATGAGCGACTTGCTCGCCATTGTCGGCATCAACGAATGA
- a CDS encoding DUF4870 domain-containing protein, producing MSTNKVLSALCYFSVFFAPFILPIVVYFVVEDLEVKRHAKRSLVSHLIPAVTILLFIALAASPVLFGHWGEESLLFGGGLVWLGFLVAGAVNLVVIVWNVIKGIQVLK from the coding sequence TTGTCGACGAACAAAGTGTTATCCGCGCTTTGTTATTTCAGCGTCTTTTTTGCGCCGTTCATTTTGCCGATTGTCGTCTATTTTGTTGTCGAAGATCTTGAAGTCAAACGCCATGCGAAGCGGTCGCTCGTGTCGCATTTGATTCCGGCCGTTACGATCCTCTTGTTCATTGCGTTGGCCGCGTCGCCGGTGCTGTTCGGCCATTGGGGCGAGGAATCGCTTCTTTTTGGCGGCGGGCTCGTCTGGCTTGGGTTCCTCGTTGCTGGGGCGGTGAATCTTGTTGTCATTGTTTGGAATGTCATAAAAGGGATTCAAGTGTTAAAATAA
- the uvrB gene encoding excinuclease ABC subunit UvrB: protein MEGRFQLVSPYEPQGDQPQAIAKLVDGLQRGVKHQTLLGATGTGKTFTISNVIAQVNKPTLVIAHNKTLAGQLYSELKEFFPHNAVEYFVSYYDYYQPEAYVPQTDTYIEKDAKINDEIDKLRHSATSALFERRDVIIVASVSCIYGLGSPEEYRELVVSLRVGMEIERNVLLRRLVDIQYDRNDIDFRRGTFRVRGDVVEIFPASRDEHCIRVEFFGDEIERIREVDALTGEVLGEREHVAIFPASHFVTREEKMRLAIQNIEQELEERLAELRAQGKLLEAQRLEQRTRYDLEMMREMGFCSGIENYSRHLALRPPGSTPYTLLDYFPDDFLIIVDESHVTLPQLRGMYNGDRARKQVLVDHGFRLPSALDNRPLTFEEFEQKIHQIIYVSATPGPYELEHSPGVVEQIIRPTGLLDPTIDVRPTKGQIDDLIGEIHERVERNERTLVTTLTKKMAEDLTDYLKEAGIKVAYLHSEIKTLERIEIIRDLRLGKYDVLVGINLLREGLDIPEVSLVAILDADKEGFLRSERSLIQTIGRAARNANGHVIMYADTVTKSMEIAIQETKRRRAIQEEYNRKHGIVPRTVKKEIRDVIRATYAAEETEMYEAKPAAAMTKQEREELIRTLETEMKEAAKALDFERAAQLRDVIFELKAEG, encoded by the coding sequence GTGGAGGGCCGTTTTCAATTAGTGTCGCCGTACGAACCGCAAGGCGATCAGCCGCAGGCGATCGCCAAGCTTGTGGACGGCTTGCAGCGGGGTGTGAAACATCAAACGCTCCTTGGGGCGACGGGGACGGGCAAAACGTTTACGATCTCGAACGTGATCGCCCAAGTCAACAAGCCGACGCTTGTCATCGCCCACAACAAAACGCTCGCCGGTCAATTGTACAGCGAGCTGAAAGAGTTTTTCCCACACAACGCCGTCGAATATTTTGTCAGCTATTACGATTATTATCAGCCGGAAGCGTACGTGCCGCAGACGGATACGTACATTGAAAAAGATGCGAAAATCAACGATGAAATCGACAAATTGCGGCACTCGGCAACGTCGGCGTTGTTTGAGCGCCGGGATGTCATCATCGTGGCCAGCGTCTCATGCATTTACGGCTTAGGGTCGCCGGAAGAATACCGCGAGCTTGTCGTTTCATTGCGCGTGGGGATGGAAATCGAGCGCAACGTGCTGCTGCGGCGGCTCGTTGACATCCAATACGACCGCAATGATATCGACTTTCGGCGCGGCACGTTCCGCGTCCGCGGCGATGTGGTCGAAATTTTCCCCGCGTCGCGCGATGAACATTGCATTCGCGTCGAATTTTTTGGCGATGAAATCGAGCGCATCCGCGAGGTGGACGCCTTGACGGGCGAAGTGCTCGGCGAGCGCGAGCATGTCGCCATTTTCCCGGCGTCGCACTTCGTCACGCGCGAGGAGAAAATGCGGCTCGCCATTCAAAACATCGAACAAGAGCTTGAGGAGCGGCTCGCCGAACTGCGCGCCCAAGGAAAGCTGTTGGAGGCGCAGCGGCTGGAGCAACGGACGCGCTATGATTTGGAAATGATGCGCGAGATGGGCTTTTGTTCCGGCATCGAAAACTACTCGCGCCATTTGGCGCTGCGGCCGCCGGGATCGACGCCGTATACATTGCTTGACTATTTTCCGGACGATTTTTTGATTATCGTCGATGAGTCACACGTCACCTTGCCGCAGCTGCGCGGCATGTACAACGGCGACCGGGCGCGCAAGCAAGTGCTCGTCGACCACGGCTTCCGTCTGCCGTCGGCGCTCGACAACCGACCGCTCACGTTTGAAGAGTTCGAGCAAAAAATCCATCAAATTATTTACGTCTCGGCGACGCCGGGGCCGTACGAGCTCGAGCACAGCCCGGGCGTTGTCGAACAAATCATTCGCCCGACCGGGCTTCTTGACCCAACGATCGACGTCCGTCCGACAAAAGGACAAATCGACGATTTGATCGGCGAAATTCATGAGCGCGTCGAGCGGAATGAACGGACGCTCGTGACGACGCTGACGAAAAAAATGGCGGAGGATTTGACCGATTATTTAAAAGAAGCGGGGATCAAGGTGGCGTATTTGCATTCGGAAATTAAGACGCTCGAGCGCATTGAAATCATCCGCGATTTGCGGCTCGGCAAATACGATGTACTGGTCGGCATCAACTTGCTGCGGGAAGGATTGGACATTCCGGAAGTGTCGCTTGTCGCCATTTTGGACGCCGACAAAGAAGGGTTTTTGCGTTCGGAGCGCTCGCTCATCCAGACGATCGGCCGGGCGGCGCGCAACGCGAACGGCCATGTGATCATGTACGCCGATACAGTGACGAAATCGATGGAAATCGCTATTCAAGAGACGAAGCGGCGCCGCGCGATTCAAGAAGAGTACAACCGAAAGCACGGCATCGTGCCGCGCACGGTGAAAAAGGAGATTCGCGACGTCATCCGCGCGACGTATGCGGCGGAAGAGACGGAGATGTACGAGGCGAAGCCGGCGGCAGCGATGACGAAACAAGAGCGGGAAGAGCTGATTCGAACGCTCGAGACGGAGATGAAAGAGGCGGCCAAAGCGCTCGACTTCGAGCGGGCCGCCCAGCTGCGCGACGTCATTTTCGAATTGAAAGCGGAAGGATGA
- a CDS encoding CsbA family protein: MWFLAALIIPCLLLLLFARVTYNRYIALLLTVALLVASYAKGYTDELHEIVADIASTIAGFLLAGRMLDNLKK, encoded by the coding sequence ATGTGGTTTCTCGCGGCCCTTATCATCCCGTGCCTTTTGTTGCTGCTGTTTGCGCGGGTGACGTACAACCGTTACATTGCGTTGTTGTTGACCGTTGCCTTGCTTGTCGCCTCGTATGCCAAAGGGTATACGGACGAGCTGCACGAAATCGTCGCCGACATCGCCTCGACGATTGCCGGTTTTCTGTTGGCGGGGCGAATGTTGGACAACTTAAAGAAATGA